AACCGGCGCGTACGGCAAAAATACTCCTATATCCTTCAGTCCGCAGTTTACATAATAAGATAAAGCGCCTTTGTCTTTCAGCAGGCAGACAGGTCTTTCTTTTGATGTCATTAAAGCCGTAGAAATATCATCTGCATAAGCATATTTTAATATCTCGTTTATATCTTTAAACATAACGGCAAACGGTTTCTTCGGCCTATTTTTTCTCTCCCTTAACTTTTTAACCGCTTTATCGTTTGCGGCGTCAGCCATTAAATGAAAACCGCCTATACCTTTAACACAGGCAATCCCGCCATTTTTTAATAGTTCGACCAATGATTTTATGGCATCTAAGCCTTTTGCGTTATTTATATTGCCCGCCGGCAAGCAGGATAATAATTCCGGCGGCTTACAATTCGGCTTACTTAAAACAAATTCAACCCCGGGTCCGCATGAAAAACATCCGTTAGGTTCCGCATGGAACCTCCTGTTTAACGGATTTTTATATTCGCCTTCGCATGCGGGACACATTTTAAACTTATCCATGGCGGTAGATGCCCTGTCGTAAGGCATCCCCTTAATTATCGTAAATCTTGGGCCGCAATCGGTGCAGTTTATGAAAGGATAAAGGTATCTCCTGTCCGAAGGATTTAAAAGCTCCTTTAAACATTCATCGCATATTGCAATATCAGGAGAAGCTATTAAATTGAAATTGCCTTTACCGTTATTGTTCGTATAATTAAGCGGTTTATCCGATTCTTTAATATTAAAATTATTATAAAAAACGGGGGGATTAAAATTGACGGTTTTTGTATTTATAGCCGCCAGAGGGGGTTTTTCTAAATCTAAAAATTTTATAAAATTTGCTAAATCGTTTTCCTTTCCTTCGGCATCGATTGCAACCCCTTCCATATCATTTAAAACATAACCTTTAATGCAATATTTTTCTGCGAGCCTGAAAACAAAAGGCCTAAAACCCACTCCCTGAACCCTGCCTGATAATTTAATTACAGCCCTTTTAATCTTTTTATTATTTTTCATCAGCAAATTCGCGGCAAAAGTTCGCCCGACGGATAGTCCAATAATCTATTAACGCCGTAAATGCCTTTTAAAATAACCTTCCCTTTTAAATCCGGGCTATTATTAATATCATTATTGTTTTCGACAACTCCTATCACCCTTGCATTTTTACCGAGCGGGTGGGATTTAAGAATATCCAAGGCCTTCTTTGCATGCTCAGGCTTGACCGCAAAAACCGCCCTCCCCTCGCATGCAAGTTGATACGGTTCAAAACCCAAAAGCTCGCAAAAACCCCTCACGCCGTCCCTTACCGGAATCTTATCTTCTTCTATGTAAATAGAAACACCCGCGGTTAAAGCCCACTCGTTAAGAACCGCGGCAAGCCCGCCTCTCGTGGCATCTCTTATAGCGCTTACGATAACCCCCTGTTTTAAGGCCGTATCTATCATATCCCATAAAGAAGCGCAGTCGCTTTCCGTTTCCACATCCATATCTATGCCGTCTCTTTGCGACATAATAGCGGCTCCATGGTCACCTACTTCGCCGGAAACAACTATGACATCCCCATCCGCTATATTATAGACGGAAATATTTTCATATAAAACCTCGCCTATTCCGCTTGTATTTATAAAAATACCGTCCGCTTTTCCTCTTGGGACGACCTTTGTATCTCCCGTTACAATCTTGACTCCGCTTTTTTTTGCCTCTTGAGCCGCCGAATTTATAATCTTTTTTAAATCTCCTGTCAAAAATCCTTCTTCTATTATAAGTCCTAAACTTAAAAAAAGCGGTTTCGCCCCCATAACGGAAAGGTCGTTTACCGTTCCCGCAACGGACAATTTTCCTATATCGCCGCCATTAAAAAAGATTGGGCTCACCGTGAAGCTATCGGTAGTAAAGGCTATTTTTTGCGGAGAAGTTAAAATCGCGGCATCTTCCAGCAATTTTATTTGATTTTTTGCATTATCGCTATTTAAACCTGGTCCGTAAAGTTCCCTAAAAAGTATATTAACGATTAATTGGGATGTCTCTTTTCCGCCGCCGCCGTGGGAAAGCAAAATTTTATCGCTATCGTTTAATTTATATGAATTCATAAGTTTATAATTTATAAATGTTTTTTAAAAATTACGATATTTATAATATGCGGCGCACGCCCCTTCAAAAGAAACCATACACGCCCCAATTGGATTTTCGGGAGTACAAACTCCGTCAAACAGGGGGCAATCGTCCGGCTTCAGTCTTCCTTTAAGTATTTCCCCGCATTTACAAGCCGCATTTTCTTTGGCATCATGGGTCGATTTCCCTAATTTATCCGCAAAAACATATTCGGCATCAAAATCTTTAAAGTTATCTTTTAATTTCAGCCCGCTTTTCGGAATATTGCCGAACCCTCTCCATTCGAACCCGTCCCGAACCTCAAAATATTTATCGACTAAGTCCTGCGCCTTTTTATTTCCCTTTTCTTTAACCGCTCTTTTATATGCAATTTCCACCGCTGGATTATCGTTGTTAATCTGTCTGACTATCAAAAGAATTGCGCTTAAAATGTCATAAGGTTCAAATCCCGCAATAACCGCCGATTTTTTATATTTTAGCGGAATATCCGCATAAATACCGCTTCCGGTAACAACGCTTACATGTCCGGGACAGATAAAACCGTCTATTAAATTGTCGTTGGAATCTAAAATAGCATTTATAGGCGGAGGCACAAGAACATGATTAATATAAAATAATATATTTTCGATTTTTTTCGCTATCACTTCTTCGATAAGAGCTGCCGTCATCGGCGCTGTCGTTTCGAACCCTATTGCAAAAAAAATAATCTTTTTATCCTTATTGCTTTTATCCGCCGCTATTTTTATAATATCGAGCGGGGAATATATCATCCTTACATCTCTTCCTTTAGCCCTCTCTTTTATGAGGGAACTATTTGTTCCGGGAACCCGCATCATATCGCCGTAAGCCGCAAGTATAACATCGGGCAAACCCGCAATTTCTATAGCCTTATCGATTCTTTTTATCGGCATAACGCAAACGGGACAACCGGGGCCGTGAAGAAAGCTTATCTTGTCTTTAAGAAGGGTATTCAGTCCGTATTTCATAATGGAATGGGTATGCCCGCCGCATATTTCCATTATATTGATCGTTTTTTTGGCTTCGATGCTTATCAGAGAGGTTAGCCGTTCTATATCGCCTTGTTGCTTAAAAGAGGAATATATGCTCATTCTGACCCGTTCTAACCGGTTTTTAATCCATTTTATTTTCGATTTCCCTGAACAAATTAAGGCTTTCTATTGCTTCATTCTCGTCTATTTTTTGCATCGCGTAACCCACATGGATAAGCAAATAATCCCCTATTTTAGCCTGCTCCTCTAAAAGCATGGTGGATATAAGCCTTTTAGAACCCATCGTATCTACGACGGCAATGTTATCGCCTTTTATTTCTACCACTCTGGAAGGGATTGCGAGACACATCGATTATGTCCAAGTATAGATTAAATTAATATTTCGATACTGCTTTATCTATTATTTATTTTACCCCGTTTATCTATAAAATTCAATGTATAAGATAATACCCAAATTAAATTATTTAATGGACTTTATATAAAAAATAAGTTAAGATAATGTTCACTGTCTTTTACTTGTATAATTTATCATACTTCATGTTTTATATGTCGTTTTCTGTCTAAATTCCGTAAAAATCATTCAGGGCAAAGGTAATACAATAATACAAAGCTGATGTTTTACCGTTTATGAGGTTTCTATGAAAAGATTAAATAACATGGCATACAATTTGCGTCCGCTTAAACAGATGTCGCATCCAACCGACCTTATAAAGCAGTTTACCCCGAATTGGTTTACTATGAATATGGGAACAGGTATTCTGTCGCTTATGCTTGCGGCTTTTCCATATCAGGTTGCAGGATTGCATCTGATAGCGGAGGGCTTATGGATAGTTAACATCGCTTTGTTTATAATTTTTAGCATTCTTTTTATCGGACGCTTTATATTTTATTTTCAATCTGCAAAAAAGCTGCTAAAACATCCTGTGCAATCGATGTTTTTGGGAGCTATACCTATGGGTTTAGCTACTATTATAAACGGATTTTTAATATTTGCAGGAGCGCAAATGACACCCATAGCCTTAAATTTATGGTGGTTTGACGCTTTTATTTCTATAATCGTAGGTTTGTTGGTTCCTTTCTATATGTTTACGAATCAAAAACATAGCATAGAAGACATGACCGCAATATGGCTGCTGCCGATAGTCCCGGCTGAAGTTGCCGCCGCATCGGCAGGTTTCTTAGCTCCGCATGTTGCTCCCGCTATAGGCAGATATGTTATTATCCTCGGTTATGCGCTATGGGCATTTTCCGTTCCCCTTGCTTTCGGCATTCTTGTCATACTGTTCTTGCGTCTTGCATGGCACAAGCTCCCGCACAGGGATATGGCGGTATCTACATGGTTGACATTAGGACCGATAGGCACAGGCAGTTTAGGTTTGCTTCTTCTTGGAAACGATGCGCCTGCGGTATTTACAGGAACAAAACTTTATATTTATGCTAAAACCGCTTATAGCGTCGGACCTATAGGGGGACTAATTATGTGGGGATTCGGCTTTTGGTGGCTGATAATAGCTATCCTTATGACATTCAGGTATATGCAGGAAGACTTGCCTTTTAATATGGGCTGGTGGGGATTTACCTTTCCTCTGGGAGTTTATACTTCGGCAACTATTACACTGTTTAGATTAACGGGAATGGAACTTTTTAAGGTAATCGGCGCTATTTTTGTCATCATGCTTGCGTTTTTCTGGACCGTGGTTACATCGAAAACATTGCATGGAATGTGGCACGGCTACTTATTTAAAGCGCCGTGTTTGTCAATAGAAACCGGACTTCCAGATAAAGATATGAGATGTGCCGATTAATCGAATAAATCCTTTGACAAAGCCCAAAAACCCCAAAATTGCCGGCAAAATTTTTAAAATATTTTAACATTTTCTACGGCAATTTAGGGTAAAACAGGTTCATTGATTTTTTCATAGTAATTTTTATCAAAAGAATAATTATACACCTCGCCTGTTTCTATAATATAATGCCACCCATATATGTTAATTTTTTTGTCCGTTAATTTAGCTTTAATATAAGGATATGAATATAAGTGTTTGACTTGTTCTTTTACATTCTCTCTTTCGGTCAATGACTCCCTTTCTTTTTCATTGAGGTCAAGATTATTACCTGCTGCTAAATTTAACACTATTTTTTTAACATCTTTAGCCAGTTCTAACCATTTTTTTGTATGAGGAATATTCTTTAGATCCTCGTCCGTCATGTATAAAGCCCTACATCCTCCGCAATTTGAATGTCCGCATACGACGATATTTTTTACATCTAATATATTTACGGCATATTCTATCGCGGAAGTGGTTGCCAAAAACTCATTGACAGTCCTATATAACGGGACTATATTGGCAATATTCCTTACGACAAAAAGTTCTCCGGGTAATGACTTAGTGATAAGATTTGGAACAACCCTCGAATCGGAACACCCGATAAAAAGCGTATGCGGATTTTGTTTTGCTCCTATTTTTTTAAAAAGTTCACTATATCTTTTAT
The Candidatus Acidulodesulfobacterium ferriphilum genome window above contains:
- the hypE gene encoding hydrogenase expression/formation protein HypE, with product MNSYKLNDSDKILLSHGGGGKETSQLIVNILFRELYGPGLNSDNAKNQIKLLEDAAILTSPQKIAFTTDSFTVSPIFFNGGDIGKLSVAGTVNDLSVMGAKPLFLSLGLIIEEGFLTGDLKKIINSAAQEAKKSGVKIVTGDTKVVPRGKADGIFINTSGIGEVLYENISVYNIADGDVIVVSGEVGDHGAAIMSQRDGIDMDVETESDCASLWDMIDTALKQGVIVSAIRDATRGGLAAVLNEWALTAGVSIYIEEDKIPVRDGVRGFCELLGFEPYQLACEGRAVFAVKPEHAKKALDILKSHPLGKNARVIGVVENNNDINNSPDLKGKVILKGIYGVNRLLDYPSGELLPRIC
- the hypD gene encoding hydrogenase formation protein HypD, whose protein sequence is MSIYSSFKQQGDIERLTSLISIEAKKTINIMEICGGHTHSIMKYGLNTLLKDKISFLHGPGCPVCVMPIKRIDKAIEIAGLPDVILAAYGDMMRVPGTNSSLIKERAKGRDVRMIYSPLDIIKIAADKSNKDKKIIFFAIGFETTAPMTAALIEEVIAKKIENILFYINHVLVPPPINAILDSNDNLIDGFICPGHVSVVTGSGIYADIPLKYKKSAVIAGFEPYDILSAILLIVRQINNDNPAVEIAYKRAVKEKGNKKAQDLVDKYFEVRDGFEWRGFGNIPKSGLKLKDNFKDFDAEYVFADKLGKSTHDAKENAACKCGEILKGRLKPDDCPLFDGVCTPENPIGACMVSFEGACAAYYKYRNF
- a CDS encoding HypC/HybG/HupF family hydrogenase formation chaperone, which translates into the protein MCLAIPSRVVEIKGDNIAVVDTMGSKRLISTMLLEEQAKIGDYLLIHVGYAMQKIDENEAIESLNLFREIENKMD
- a CDS encoding C4-dicarboxylate ABC transporter; protein product: MAYNLRPLKQMSHPTDLIKQFTPNWFTMNMGTGILSLMLAAFPYQVAGLHLIAEGLWIVNIALFIIFSILFIGRFIFYFQSAKKLLKHPVQSMFLGAIPMGLATIINGFLIFAGAQMTPIALNLWWFDAFISIIVGLLVPFYMFTNQKHSIEDMTAIWLLPIVPAEVAAASAGFLAPHVAPAIGRYVIILGYALWAFSVPLAFGILVILFLRLAWHKLPHRDMAVSTWLTLGPIGTGSLGLLLLGNDAPAVFTGTKLYIYAKTAYSVGPIGGLIMWGFGFWWLIIAILMTFRYMQEDLPFNMGWWGFTFPLGVYTSATITLFRLTGMELFKVIGAIFVIMLAFFWTVVTSKTLHGMWHGYLFKAPCLSIETGLPDKDMRCAD
- a CDS encoding carbonic anhydrase, which codes for MDNLFEGVINFNNNEYKRYSELFKKIGAKQNPHTLFIGCSDSRVVPNLITKSLPGELFVVRNIANIVPLYRTVNEFLATTSAIEYAVNILDVKNIVVCGHSNCGGCRALYMTDEDLKNIPHTKKWLELAKDVKKIVLNLAAGNNLDLNEKERESLTERENVKEQVKHLYSYPYIKAKLTDKKINIYGWHYIIETGEVYNYSFDKNYYEKINEPVLP